Part of the Sulfobacillus acidophilus DSM 10332 genome, GACGACGATAGGCCGGCTGCCGCCGCCCAAGCGGGCCAAGCCTTCGAGACGGGTTTTTGGGCGAATTGCGGCCAGATCGCCAAATCGGCGGCCAGTGCCGCGGTTTGGGCAGGGGTAGGGGTTTTTTCCGCTCCCAGTTCCGTGACGGCTCGGGACAATCGGGACGTCAACGACGTCGTGCCGGGATGGGTGGTGACAAAAAGGCTCAAAGCCGTCAGCGTCTGGGGATTCATCCGCCCGGTGACCGCACCCGCCGAATAACCCAATACGCCGAGCAATGCTTGCACTTCTGCTACGGCATACCCATGGCTGGCCGGAGTGACGGATGCATTGGCCGGTGTTGCCTGGGCCAATGCGGTTAAGGTTAACAGGGTTTTTAATACGATTTGGGATACCATACCGATGATTGGGCCTCCTATTTCCAGGATGCACCAATATCGGCCGGTTTATTCATGGTGTGCCGACTAATCGGCTAAGCGGGCCAAGACGCCGCCCACGGTACCCATGGTGAGGGCGACGGCCAAGGACAACCAGATATGCGTAGCCGAGGCTAATTGGAAGGTTTCCGCCATGACGGTACCGACCAACGTCAGCGTAACGGCCGCCAAGGCGCCATGAAGCCACGCCGCCGTTTCGGCAATTTTACCCGCGATCCAACCCGCCGCCAACGCGGTCACGGCGCTGCCCACCCACACCAAGCGGATTTGCCAACTTTGAGCGATGCCGATATGATAATCGATCAGCGCCAACACAATCGCCAGCCCCAGCGCGACTGCTACGCCGGCCAGTGCGCCTTCTAAAATGGCTCGAACGCTCACCGCCACCCCTCCCCTAAGACAAGGTATGCGAGGGGTGGCAAGCGTATGTCCGGCTAACCGCCGGACGAAAAACTTCCGGGGGTAATCCGCCACATGACCGTCACCGCATGTTGACCGGTGCTGTTAGACGGTGCCAGAATCATCTCGCCGGGGGTTAGCCCGCGGGTGACAACGACATGATTGATACCGACGAGTCCGAGAGTCACCGGTACTTGCGTCCCCCCGGGCCGCGTGACGACCCACCCGGTTCCCTTGGCGTGCACCGCATCGATGGGCACCACTAGGCCGGTTTCTTTTTGGGCTTGAATTGCGACCGCGGCCGACATCCCGAGATACGGAAGCGGTTGATGCGTGGTATTCAGGTGAATGGTCACCGGATAACTTACGACCCCGCTCGCGGAACCGGCGACCGGCGATCGGCTCACGGCCGATACCGTTCCGGTATAGCGGAGGTCGGGTTCACCGGGGAAAATGAGAGTGACCGATTGACCCGTTTGGATCGCCGGGATGTCCAACTCCGAGGCATTGGCGGTGACCTCAATGTCTTGCGGATTGGCGATGGTGATCGATTGGGCGGTCGCCGTGGTCGAGACGGTTTGACCGCCGAAGTTCCCTCGACCAAACCTGCCCCCTCCCCCGCCGCTCGTGCTCGTGCTCGCGCTGTTGGGTAACAATTGTCCCACGGCCAGGGAGGAAGCGACCACCGTGCCGTTCATCGGACTGGTCAACGTTTGGCCATTGGCCAGGGTGGCCAGCACCGTCCCGGCGGAAACCGTTTGACCGACGTGCACGGCCAGATTGGTCACGACCGTGGGGCGCCCGGTATAGCTGACGCTCACTTCTTCCGGGGAAGTCACGGTACCCGCCAAGTACACGGTCTTGACGACGGTGCCACGGCTTACGGGCACCCCACTCAGGCTCGCGGCCTGAACGGATCCCAGCGCGTAAAGCCCGAATCCCAGCGATAAGCCGACGGCCCCCACTCCGACGATTCGCGTCACAGGTGATATCGTGCGGTTCCTCATCGTATCGTCCTCTTTCTAGATTATTCCCATCGCAAGGCTTCCGCGGGACGCATGCGAGCAGCCCGTGAGGCGGGCCATATGCCAAACACGATGCCGACCAACAGGGCGAAACCTAGAGCCACGAGCGCAATGGACGGTTGAATCGCACTCGGCAAATGAAAACTTTGCGTCATGATTCGCGAAAAGAGCACACCGGCGGCCAGTCCTATCAACCCGCCAATCAGGGAGAGCAAAACGGCTTCAATCAAGAACTGCACCAAAATATCCATCGGCGATGCCCCGATCGCTTTGCGAATGCCGATTTCTCGGGTCCGTTCACTGACGGAGACCAACATAATGTTCATGATGCCGATTCCCCCGACGACCAACGAAATGCCGGCCACACCGCCCAATAAGACGGTCGTCACTTGGGAAACGGCATTTAACGTGGACAGAATCTGGGATTGCGCGGTTACGCTAAAATTGCCGCTACTGCCCAGCCAATCCAACAGTTGTTGGTTAAGGTGATTTTCGACGGCGGTCACATTGGCCTTAGGGGCCGCCGATAACTCAATCGTCGTCACCGTGGCGGGTCCGAACAGGCGTTCCGCGGTAGTCCAGGGAATCTCCGCAAAATTGTCTTGACTTTGTCCGAAACTGGTCCCTTTGGGTTGGTACACGCCGATGACGGTAAAAGGGACTCCATTAATGGTCATCATATCGCCGACCGGATCGCGCTGACCAAATAAGGTTGTAGCGGCTTGGTTGCCGAGAACGACGACGGGATTATCCGCTTGAATGTCGAGCGGCGACAAATTCCGGCCCAGATCCACCTGGTAATTCAAAATCTGGCTGTAGGAAGGGGTGGTGCCGATGACATTCACACTGGTGCTGGTGTCCCCCACCGCGGCCGTTCCGCTTCCTGTCATGACGGGCGCCACCGCCTGAATACCCGGTAGATGCGCCAGCGTTAACGCTTGATTCATCGAGACGGGGGGGACAGGCGTCGGTTGAGTCTGATTGGCGGTTTGAAAGGGGTTGGATCCGATGGAAGCCACAATCAAGTTGGATCCCAATCCTTGAATATTAGACGTGATTGCAGCTTGAGCCCCTTTGCCCAAGGCGACTAAGGCCAACACGGCGCCTACACCAATAATGACGCCCAACATGGTCAGAAGCGAGCGGAGCTTTTGCGTCCAGAGACTACGTAACGCGACTTCAATAGCTTGTCTAATCATGCTGACACCTGTCTATCCCCGATAATTCGGCCGTCTTGAATTTCCACAACCCGTTGACCCCAACCGGCCACCTTGACATCGTGGGTAATCAACACAATGGTATGTCCTTCTCGGTGAAGGGATTGCAGGAGCTCCAACACGTCCTGACCGGTTGGGGTATCGAGATTGCCGGTCGGCTCATCCGCGAGAATTAATGGCGGATCGGTGACTAAGGCCCGCGCAATCGCGACCCGCTGCTGTTGCCCGCCGGACAACTGATTGGGCCGATATTGCATGCGGTGCCCCAGACCGACACGTTCGAGCGCTTGGCGGGCACGCTCCAATCGCAGGCGGCCGTCGACCCGTTGATATAAGAGCGGTAACGCGACGTTTTCAATCGCCGTCAAGGTGGGCAGCAGATTAAAACTTTGGAACACAAACCCGATTTTTTGGCGACGAATGGGGGTCAGAGCGGCCTCCCCCAACCGCGAAAGCGGTTGGTCTTCAAACCAATATTCGCCCGCCGAGGGGAGATCGAGGCACCCCAGAATATGCATCAACGTTGATTTACCGGACCCGGAGGGGCCCATGATCGTCACATACTCTCCCGATTGAACGGTTAAATCGATCCCGTGTAAGACTTCTAGGACCTCGGCACCGAGACGATAAGACTTTTTAACCTCTTGTAACCGGATCAGGGCATTCATGTCCTAGCCCCCCCTCGTCCGAATCCGCCGCCGAGTCGCGCCAGGCCGCCTCCAAATCCAAATCCCAGTCGTCCGGTGCGACTCGTCGTTGTCGCGGCCGGATTCGGAATCAAAATCTGCTGGTTCGCGCTGAGCCCGCTCAGAATTTCGGTATCGCTCCCGTTCGTCAACCCGACTTCGACCGGAACCGGTACGGGGATGGTTTGCGCGATAAGACGCTGGCGAAAGCTGCCCCCTCCGCCGGTAAAACCTCCGCTGCCGAAACCACCGCCTCCTGCGCCAAAACTCCCCCCGCCGAATCCCCCGCCTCCGAAGCCGCCAAACGTCGGCGGCGTTAGGCTTTTTTCAGGTACCAGCACTTCATCGGTCCCGTTGACGGTTTGAATGGCGGCCGTCGGTACGTACAAAGCATTGGATACGCTTCCGGTGTGTATCGTCGCGTTAGCGTCCATGCCGAGGAGGATACCGGAGGGATTTTGGATCGTGACGGTTACCGGAAACACCACGACTCCGCTGGTGTTGGCGGTCCCCAATTCACCGACGGTACTGACGGTCCCCGCATAGCTTTGATTAGGGAAGGCAGGAAACGTCAAGGTCACGCTATCGCCGGTCTTGACTTGGGTAATGCTTTCTTCCGGCACCTCGAGGGTCACTTGCAACGGACTTAGATTGGCTACCGTGACCAAAACCTGGCCCGCACTGACATAGTCGCCGCCGGCCACCGCCACGTTAACCACCGTTCCGCTAATGGGCGTCGTGACGGTCGTACCATTACTCAGAGTGGCCACGGTCGCACCTGATGCCACGTTTTGGCCGAGATGGACATTCATTTGGCTGACCGCAGCCGCCGTAGGCGATTCGATTGCCGCCTCGCTGGTCGCGGTGACGGTTCCGGTGGCGCTCACGGCGCCTTGGAAAGCCCCTTCTTGTACGGTTTGGACAAAATATGCCGGGGTCGTTTGGGTCGACGAGGCCTCTGCCGGCCGCCCATGATAAACCCACAAAACGCCGCCGACGACAAGGACCGCGGCGCCAATTCCGATATATGTGCGGCGTGTAGCCATTGTGTTATCTCCTTAACCCAAAATCCATGACTAACCCGTCAGCGAGTTATTGAGGACAGGGTAAGGCAAAAATGTTACCAAATTATTGCGAAAACCCCTCGCGGGCCATCCGCGAGGGGACTTCTTACGATTCGGTTTGCGAGTCGTGCGCGAGGTCGGCCTCCGCTCGTTTAATTAAACGGCGGACCATATGACCGCCGATTGCCCCCACTTCCCGTGTGGTCATATTGCCCCAACCTTCGCGGGCAATTTTCTCCTCGAGTCCGAGGTCTTCGGCAACTTCATATTTGAGCTGATCAAGCGCCCGCTCGGATTTGGGAAGAAGCGGACGATGGGTATGGGCCATTACCACCACCTCCCCGAGGGTAGTCTGGCCAAATTCCTTAACTTTAGCCCCACCGTTCGGGTACCGAAACTTCGGGCAATCGGGCCAATAACGACTCGTTGACCCAATTCATGGATAAGGGCGTCAAGGTAATAAACCCCCGATGGTGAAGGGCCACATCGGTTTCCTCTTCATCCAGCCGATCGATGCGTTCGCCCGATATCCAATAATATTCTCGCCCATGAGGATCTTGGCCTTTTTGAAATTCATTGGCATAATCCCGTTGCCCCAACGGAGCTCCTTTCATCACGCGCGGGCGACCATGGCGGGGATCCGGAAAATTGATGTTATAGAGGGTCCCCGGGGGCGGCGGTACAAAGTCCGGACCGGTAATCCACCAGCGAATAAACTGGGCGGCCCATTCAAACGCCGCGTCGTGCCCGTTATCGAGCGAAAGCGCCATCGCCGGCACCCCGAGCAACATCGCTTCCACCGCGGCGGAGACGGTTCCGGAGTAGAACACGTCTTTGCCCAAGTTGGATCCTTGGTTAATGCCCGACAAAACCAAGTCCGGCGCCTCGTCCAGCAACGCGCCGATACCCAATTTGACACAATCCGCCGGGGTTCCGTTCACCCGCCATCCATAACTGGAGGGACTCCAATCCACCCGACGGGGATATAAGGGTTTATGCATGGTAATCGCATGACCGGAGGCGCTGCGTTGGCCTTCGGGAGCCACTACCACGACCTGGCCGAGCGGTTCAAGTACCCGCCGTAAAATCGTTAGACCCGTCGCGTAAAATCCGTCATCATTACTCAGCAAAATGCGCATGCTGTTCCTCCCAAAAAGCGGTGATCCGTTCCGGCAACGACGCGATCGGCAAATTGACCCAGGGAACAGCCGGTAACGCCTGCAAAAACGTCGCGGCATAGCGCGTCCGGGTCGGCTGAATGCGAGGATCAAACACCACCACCACTCCGCGATCGGACTTGGTACGAATCAGGCGACCAAACCCCTGTTGGAAGCGGATGATCGCATCGGGTAAAGAACGCGTCCAAAAGGGAGATTTCCCCTGCTGGCGAATCCGCTCATGGCGGGCTTCCTCTAACGGCTCGCCCGGCGCCCGAAAAGGCAGGCGTGCAAGAACCACGATTTCCAGCGCTTGTCCCGGGATATCCACGCCTTCCCAAAGGCTCGCCGTGCCAAGCAATACGGACCGCCCGTTTTGCCGAAACTGTTCCACAATCAGTCGCGGTGGACCATCGATACCTTGTGCCAGAGTCTGAATCCCCTGTTCTTCCAACGGCGCGCGAATACGCCAGGCTAATTGACCGACACTCCGATTGGAGGTGAGCAGCACCAGCATGCGTCCACCGCGAATCGGAGCGGTTTGGATAAGAAAGGCCGCCAGCGCATCCCAATATTCGGGTTCGCGCGGATCCGGCGCATCTTGGGCCAAGAATAGGCGGGCCTGATGGTCCCAATCAAATGGGGACGGCACCGAAACCGTGGCCAAGCGGGACGGATCAATCCCGAGCCATTCGGCCAAATACGGCGTTCGGCCGGAAAGCCCCAAAGTCGCCGAGGTTAAGGTGGCACTTGTTACCGTCTGCCATAAATGCCGGTCGAGTAAGGGGCCGATTTCAACCCAGCTCCATCGCAATGTCACCTCCGGGTTCCCGTCGGACCATTGATGGATTTCCCACCAGGACACCCGCTCGTCATCGATTTGACCCCATCGGCTCAGATTGTGAGCCGTTTCGGGAAAATCTTTCAACCACTGGGCCAGCCGCCATAAGGCGCGGTCGTCGCTCAAATGCGCACCATATCGACTCTCCAACTCGGCCAGGAGTGTTTGCACACCGCCATCGGCTTCCGCCAGCGTGTCAAGAAGGCGATTCCATTGGCGTTCTGTGTCCCGGGTTTGCCACAGTTGCCGGCGTTCACGATCTAAGCGGACCATACGCGTATCATATTCCGACGGGGGTGATTCGACGACCAGCAATTGGGCCCATTCTCCCAGCGATTGGCCCAGTTGTTGGAATTGGTGTTGCAGATCGTAGAATAGCGGCAACAGATCAGGATGCCATTGGGCTCGTTGGGCGATGGCCGACCTCCCCTCGAACATCTCCCGGAGTTGCTTTAACCAACGATATATCGGAAACTCAAAGCCGAATCCGCGTTCCACCACTTCTCCCAAATGATGGGCTTCATCGATGATGACATGCGAAAACTCCGGGAGAGCGCGGCCCGTCATTAAATGGGCGACTAACAGCGCATGGTTGACAATCAGGACATGGCTCGACTCGGCATCCCGTCGTGACCGGCGCATAAAACACGGGCCCGCATAGGGGCAACGAGGGCCGATGCAGTGATCCATATCCACCTCCACCTCGCGCCAGAGCGCGTCCCAGGTGGCGTTTCCGGCCGTATCGCTCCCGTCTCCGCGGTCGGTCACCGCGATATAGGTTAAAAGACGTGCCAAGGCCCAGCGCCGCTCCGCCGCTTCCCCTAGAACATGCCAGTCGTCACGCACCTGGTGAGCCCGTAAAAGACATAGATAGCGACCGCGGCCCTTGAGCAATACCGCTCGGGCGGGCAGTCCTTGGGATGCGAGGGGCCAATCTCGCTGCCATAATTGTTCCTGTAATGCCAAAGTATGGGTGGCGACGACCACCCGCGTCCCGTTCGTCAGGGCCTGACGTAGGGCGGGAATCAGATAGGCGAGGCTTTTGCCCGTGCCG contains:
- a CDS encoding hypothetical protein (TIGRFAM: putative membrane protein, TIGR04086 family; integral membrane protein, TIGR04097 family); translation: MSVRAILEGALAGVAVALGLAIVLALIDYHIGIAQSWQIRLVWVGSAVTALAAGWIAGKIAETAAWLHGALAAVTLTLVGTVMAETFQLASATHIWLSLAVALTMGTVGGVLARLAD
- a CDS encoding hypothetical protein (KEGG: amd:AMED_0489 RND family efflux transporter MFP subunit~SPTR: Putative transporter), producing MRNRTISPVTRIVGVGAVGLSLGFGLYALGSVQAASLSGVPVSRGTVVKTVYLAGTVTSPEEVSVSYTGRPTVVTNLAVHVGQTVSAGTVLATLANGQTLTSPMNGTVVASSLAVGQLLPNSASTSTSGGGGGRFGRGNFGGQTVSTTATAQSITIANPQDIEVTANASELDIPAIQTGQSVTLIFPGEPDLRYTGTVSAVSRSPVAGSASGVVSYPVTIHLNTTHQPLPYLGMSAAVAIQAQKETGLVVPIDAVHAKGTGWVVTRPGGTQVPVTLGLVGINHVVVTRGLTPGEMILAPSNSTGQHAVTVMWRITPGSFSSGG
- a CDS encoding protein of unknown function DUF214 (PFAM: Predicted permease~COGs: COG0577 ABC-type antimicrobial peptide transport system permease component~InterPro IPR003838~KEGG: tjr:TherJR_2632 protein of unknown function DUF214~PFAM: Protein of unknown function DUF214, permase predicted~SPTR: Putative uncharacterized protein); translated protein: MIRQAIEVALRSLWTQKLRSLLTMLGVIIGVGAVLALVALGKGAQAAITSNIQGLGSNLIVASIGSNPFQTANQTQPTPVPPVSMNQALTLAHLPGIQAVAPVMTGSGTAAVGDTSTSVNVIGTTPSYSQILNYQVDLGRNLSPLDIQADNPVVVLGNQAATTLFGQRDPVGDMMTINGVPFTVIGVYQPKGTSFGQSQDNFAEIPWTTAERLFGPATVTTIELSAAPKANVTAVENHLNQQLLDWLGSSGNFSVTAQSQILSTLNAVSQVTTVLLGGVAGISLVVGGIGIMNIMLVSVSERTREIGIRKAIGASPMDILVQFLIEAVLLSLIGGLIGLAAGVLFSRIMTQSFHLPSAIQPSIALVALGFALLVGIVFGIWPASRAARMRPAEALRWE
- a CDS encoding Phosphonate-transporting ATPase (PFAM: ABC transporter~COGs: COG1136 ABC-type antimicrobial peptide transport system ATPase component~InterPro IPR003593:IPR003439~KEGG: cob:COB47_2063 ABC transporter related~PFAM: ABC transporter-like~PRIAM: Phosphonate-transporting ATPase~SMART: ATPase, AAA+ type, core~SPTR: ABC transporter related); translation: MNALIRLQEVKKSYRLGAEVLEVLHGIDLTVQSGEYVTIMGPSGSGKSTLMHILGCLDLPSAGEYWFEDQPLSRLGEAALTPIRRQKIGFVFQSFNLLPTLTAIENVALPLLYQRVDGRLRLERARQALERVGLGHRMQYRPNQLSGGQQQRVAIARALVTDPPLILADEPTGNLDTPTGQDVLELLQSLHREGHTIVLITHDVKVAGWGQRVVEIQDGRIIGDRQVSA
- a CDS encoding biotin/lipoyl attachment domain-containing protein (COGs: COG0845 Membrane-fusion protein~InterPro IPR000089~KEGG: cac:CA_C0318 membrane permease, cation efflux pumps~PFAM: Biotin/lipoyl attachment~SPTR: Biotin/lipoyl attachment domain-containing protein); translation: MATRRTYIGIGAAVLVVGGVLWVYHGRPAEASSTQTTPAYFVQTVQEGAFQGAVSATGTVTATSEAAIESPTAAAVSQMNVHLGQNVASGATVATLSNGTTVTTPISGTVVNVAVAGGDYVSAGQVLVTVANLSPLQVTLEVPEESITQVKTGDSVTLTFPAFPNQSYAGTVSTVGELGTANTSGVVVFPVTVTIQNPSGILLGMDANATIHTGSVSNALYVPTAAIQTVNGTDEVLVPEKSLTPPTFGGFGGGGFGGGSFGAGGGGFGSGGFTGGGGSFRQRLIAQTIPVPVPVEVGLTNGSDTEILSGLSANQQILIPNPAATTTSRTGRLGFGFGGGLARLGGGFGRGGART
- a CDS encoding small acid-soluble spore protein alpha/beta type (PFAM: Small, acid-soluble spore proteins, alpha/beta type~InterPro IPR001448~KEGG: adg:Adeg_0599 small acid-soluble spore protein alpha/beta type~PFAM: Small acid-soluble spore protein, alpha/beta-type~SPTR: Small acid-soluble spore protein alpha/beta type) gives rise to the protein MAHTHRPLLPKSERALDQLKYEVAEDLGLEEKIAREGWGNMTTREVGAIGGHMVRRLIKRAEADLAHDSQTES
- a CDS encoding Multifunctional protein surE (PFAM: Survival protein SurE~TIGRFAM: 5'/3'-nucleotidase SurE~COGs: COG0496 acid phosphatase~HAMAP: Multifunctional protein surE~InterPro IPR002828~KEGG: adg:Adeg_0596 stationary phase survival protein SurE~PFAM: Survival protein SurE-like phosphatase/nucleotidase~SPTR: 5'-nucleotidase surE;~TIGRFAM: Survival protein SurE-like phosphatase/nucleotidase); this encodes MRILLSNDDGFYATGLTILRRVLEPLGQVVVVAPEGQRSASGHAITMHKPLYPRRVDWSPSSYGWRVNGTPADCVKLGIGALLDEAPDLVLSGINQGSNLGKDVFYSGTVSAAVEAMLLGVPAMALSLDNGHDAAFEWAAQFIRWWITGPDFVPPPPGTLYNINFPDPRHGRPRVMKGAPLGQRDYANEFQKGQDPHGREYYWISGERIDRLDEEETDVALHHRGFITLTPLSMNWVNESLLARLPEVSVPERWG
- a CDS encoding Exonuclease RNase T and DNA polymerase III (PFAM: Exonuclease; DEAD/DEAH box helicase~COGs: COG1199 Rad3-related DNA helicase~InterProIPR006055:IPR014001:IPR006555:IPR013520:IPR 011545~KEGG: sth:STH1713 ATP-dependent DNA helicase~PFAM: Exonuclease, RNase T/DNA polymerase III; DNA/RNA helicase, DEAD/DEAH box type, N-terminal~SMART: Helicase, ATP-dependent, c2 type; Exonuclease; DEAD-like helicase, N-terminal~SPTR: ATP-dependent DNA helicase): MEPYVVLDLETTGVGPARDQIFQIALRHSDGRRWTTWINPGVAIPEPIRRLTRADLDAIRQAPPLAVVLPEVIPWLSETTVVGHNVRFDLAFLERQGVRVKQWIDTLEWARIAFPTRTHYRLADFFPEAIGDLHDAETDVDLTETLLHEIRRALGRLPVSTQTDLARILGSEWHWWAISSSPGPEDDVLSPLDHPSPEPEPDPMPDPVPVNWDVAQRLHELGQHVGPDVRWDHRPEQLAILQRVDQAMREGEILLAQAGTGTGKSLAYLIPALRQALTNGTRVVVATHTLALQEQLWQRDWPLASQGLPARAVLLKGRGRYLCLLRAHQVRDDWHVLGEAAERRWALARLLTYIAVTDRGDGSDTAGNATWDALWREVEVDMDHCIGPRCPYAGPCFMRRSRRDAESSHVLIVNHALLVAHLMTGRALPEFSHVIIDEAHHLGEVVERGFGFEFPIYRWLKQLREMFEGRSAIAQRAQWHPDLLPLFYDLQHQFQQLGQSLGEWAQLLVVESPPSEYDTRMVRLDRERRQLWQTRDTERQWNRLLDTLAEADGGVQTLLAELESRYGAHLSDDRALWRLAQWLKDFPETAHNLSRWGQIDDERVSWWEIHQWSDGNPEVTLRWSWVEIGPLLDRHLWQTVTSATLTSATLGLSGRTPYLAEWLGIDPSRLATVSVPSPFDWDHQARLFLAQDAPDPREPEYWDALAAFLIQTAPIRGGRMLVLLTSNRSVGQLAWRIRAPLEEQGIQTLAQGIDGPPRLIVEQFRQNGRSVLLGTASLWEGVDIPGQALEIVVLARLPFRAPGEPLEEARHERIRQQGKSPFWTRSLPDAIIRFQQGFGRLIRTKSDRGVVVVFDPRIQPTRTRYAATFLQALPAVPWVNLPIASLPERITAFWEEQHAHFAE